One region of Ktedonobacterales bacterium genomic DNA includes:
- a CDS encoding VOC family protein, producing the protein MAEQEPLSAPTDRAMEIVLEVSDLERAAYFYRDVLGMPEVTRFSAERPAIWVKAAPGTYLGLWTAQAGGPGVGIHGSRGGAHVHLAFLIPQDQLQGIENRLLAAGFSPDGRVEFQPEQHSLFVHDPDGNVIEFADWARSWEGLPVER; encoded by the coding sequence ATGGCTGAGCAAGAACCACTCTCAGCGCCCACAGATCGGGCGATGGAAATCGTGCTAGAGGTGAGCGATCTGGAGCGCGCCGCCTACTTTTATCGGGACGTGCTGGGTATGCCAGAAGTCACACGCTTCTCAGCAGAACGCCCTGCAATCTGGGTGAAAGCCGCGCCCGGAACCTACCTTGGCTTGTGGACCGCTCAGGCTGGCGGCCCGGGCGTCGGCATTCACGGCTCGCGGGGCGGCGCCCATGTCCACCTGGCTTTTCTCATCCCGCAGGACCAGCTTCAGGGCATCGAAAACCGTCTGCTCGCCGCTGGCTTCTCTCCTGACGGGCGAGTAGAGTTCCAACCAGAGCAGCATTCGCTTTTCGTCCACGACCCCGATGGCAACGTGATTGAATTTGCCGATTGGGCG